From the genome of Candidatus Deferrimicrobium borealis:
TCACGCGTTCGCGCCGATCGAATCGCTGGATTCGGACGGCGACGGGTCAACCAATATCGTGGAGATCAACGCGAGGACTTTTCCCGGCGATCCGGCGAGCAAGCCCGCGGTCACGCCTCCACCGCCACCTCCGCCCCCGCCCACCGATACGACGCGGCCCACGGTGAACACCACAAGCCCCGTCGCAAATGCCACCGCGGTGGCGGTGGCGGCCGACGTGACGGCCACCTTCAGCGAGGCGGTCAAGTCGGTGAGCACCGCGACGTTCACCGTAATGGCCGGAAACTCGCCGGTGGCCGGGGCGGTCACGCTCTCCGCCAACGGGTTGACGGCGACCTTCAACCCATCCGTGTCGCTGGCCAATGACACGTTGTACACCGCGACCATCACCACCGGGGTCACGGACATGGCCAACAACGCCCTCGCCGCAAACATGGTCTGGACCTTCACTACCGGCGCGGCGGCGGACACCACCCCGCCGACGGTGACCTCCACGAACCCGGGCGCCAACCAGACCGGTGTGGCGGTCAACGCCGACGTGACGGCCACCTTCAGCGAGGCAGTCAAGTCGGTGAGCACCGCGACGTTCACCGTAATGGCCGGAAATTCCCCGGTCTCCGGTACGGTCACGCTCTCCGGGACGACGGCGACCTTCGACCCGTCGGCGCCGCTTGCCAGCGCCACGACGTACACCGCGACCATCACCGCCGGAGTCACGGACCTGGCGAACAACGCCCTTGCCGCCAGCAAAGTCTGGACCTTCACCACGGGCGCGGCGGCCGACACCACCCCGCCGACGGTGACTTCCACGAATCCGGCCGCCAGCCAGCCCGACGTGCCTGCCAACGCCACCGTGAACGCGACGTTCAGCGAGGCGATGGCAGGCGCATCCATTACCACCGCCACGTTCACGGTGGCCGACGGTGCCGGCAACCCCGTGGCGGGAACGGTTACCATGGCCGGCACCACCGCCACGTTCGCGCCGTCGGCGTTGCTTGCGAACGGTACGGCCTACACGGCAACGGTCACGACGGGCGCCAGGGACCTCGCGGGGAACGGGCTTGCCCAGCCGCGGACGTGGAGCTTCACGACCGTCGCGGCAGCCCTCGACACCGACGGGGACGGCGTTCCGGACAACATGGACGCGTTTCCGAGCGACAACCGGAGGGCGACGGTTTCCGACCCGATGGGCGGGCAGGGGATGGCCACGATCGACACGGCCGCGAACGCGGGGACGCGCCTTCAGTTGGTCGACTCCATGGCCGACACCGACGCCTCCCTCAACCAGACCGGCAAGCCGGCCGGCTACACATTCCCCAACGGCGTGGTCTCCTACGTGGTGGCCGGCTTAGTGCCCGGCGGGACGGCGAACGTCGTGATCACCTATCCGTCCGCGATTCCGGCGAACTCCCGTGTCTACAAGGTGGACTCCGCCGGGTTCCACGAGTTCCCGGGGGCCGTCATCAACGGGAACACCGTTACCTTGACCCTCAGGGACGGGGGCGAGGGGGATGCCGACGGCGTGGCGAACGGGGCCATCGACGACCCCGTCGGTCTGGCAGCGCCAGGAGAGGCGGTGCCGGTAGCCTCCGCCCCGGATGTCTCCGGCGGCGGGTGCGCGGTCGCGGGGACGGGCGGCGATCCCGTGGACGCCGCGGGCGCCTACGGGTTCCTGGCCCTGATCGCCCTGGGGCTTCTGGTCAGAAAGGCGGCGCCGGGGAAACGGTAGCTCCTCCGGTCGAACAACGCCGAACCGCTTGACCGCAGCGGGGCCGGGCCGTCACGCCCGGCCCCGCTGCGTTTCCGGAGGGCTACCACCCCATGGCCCGGAGGAGGAACAACCATCCGGTGATGGTGACGGCGGAGGCGGCGGTCGAGACGATGATGATCGTCCCGGCGAGGTCCGTGTCGCCCCGCAGGCGCGCCGCCATCACGTAGGTGACGACCGCGGTGGGGCAGCCGAGCATGATCGCCCCGATCCGCATGTCGTCCCCCGAAAGTCCCATCCACCGGTAAAGGGCGATCCCGATCCCCGTCAGGACGACCCCCTTCAGGAACGCCGCGAGCGCCGCGACCGCGAACCCTTTCCGGGCGCGTTCGAACGAGAAGGATCCCCCCAGGCACAGCAGCGCCAGCGGCAAGGTGGCCGGGGTGAGGATCCGGAAGGTCCGGTCGATCATCCCGGGGAAGGGAAGTTTCAGCACGCTCCACGCGATCCCGGCGAGGCACGCGAGGATGATGGGGTTCGTCGCGATCTGCCGGGCGATGCGCGACGCCGTGGTCGCGATCCCCTCCTCCTTCCCCGCGCCATGCGGCACCATCAGCGCCACGATCGACAGGCCGTTCAGCAGCGGCACGATCAGGCCGAGGAGGATCCCCGCCTTCCGCAGCCCCGCGGGCCCCACCGCGTTGAAGACGATCGGCAGCCCGACGTAGGCGAGGTTGGCGCGGAACGTTCCCTGGACGAAGGCCCCCGTTTCCGACGGCCCGAGACCGAGGGCGCGGGAGGCGAGGAAGGCGAGCAGGAAGGTCGCGAGCGTGGCGGCGTACCCTCCGGCCACGAGGGGTCCGCTGAACGCCTGCCGGAAATCGGTCCCGCCGATCTCGTGGAAGAGGAGCGCCGGGAGAAGGATGTAGTAGACGAGGGAATTCGCCGCGTCGATGAACCCCTCGTCGAGGAACCGGTAGCGGCGCAGGACGACTCCCATCGCCACCACGAGAAAAACCGGGATGACCGACTGCAGGATGTCCAGGGGCTCCCCCAGAAGAAAAATCGAGCGGCCTCCTGCGCCTGAGACCGCCCGTCAGCGCTACGCAGGGAAGAACGTTCGAGCCGCCCGTCCCCTGACGATCGAGGATTACTTCTTGCCGTGCTCCGCGGCGAGGTAGTCGACGATCTTCGCCGCCTCGGCGTCGGAGATCCAGTCGGCCTTCTTCCCCTGCATATCCTTGACGATGCTCGCCCACTTCTCCTTCGTCTCGGCGCGGACGATCGCCCGGTCGATGCCGTGGCACACGCCGCACTTGTTGTCGAAGAGGGTCTTGCCGTCCAACGCCGGTGCCGCCGGGGCCACCGCCGCGGGAGCCGCAGGCTTGGGGGGTTCCTGTTTGCCGCAGCCGATGGCGAAGGCAAGCAGCATCACGGACAAGACAACCAGCACCAGGGGACGGACCCGCATCGCGAAATTCCTCCTTGGGGGACGATTTGGGAGTATCTTACTCCGCGTCCGGGGGGGACTCAACTGTTCCGTGGGGACACCATGTATAATGCATCGATGATCACCGTTCGCCTGCCCCAGAAGAAAAAGGAGCTCGAGTTCCCCGGCCCCCGGCGGGTGATGGACCTGCTCGCCGATGCGGGGGTACGCCCCACCACGGTGATCGTCACCCAGGGGAGGAAGCTCCTCACGAAGGACCACCGGGTGGAGGACGGGACGACGATCGACGTCATCTCCGTCGTCTCCGGGGGCTGAGCAACCTCATGAAATGCAAGCGCTGCCGGCGGGCCGAGGCCGCGGTCGAGCTGCCGAGCCACCACGCCGCCTTCTGCCCCGACTGCTTTTTCGTCTTCTTCCGGCGCCAGGTGACGGAGGGGATCCGCAAGCTGCGGCTCCTCGCCCCGGAGGACCGTGTCCTCGTGTGCGTATCGGGCGGCAAGGACAGCCTGGTCCTCTGGGACGCCCTGATCGACGCGGGATACGAAACGGAAGGTCTGTACATCGACCTCGGGATCGACGGGTACTCCGAGCGGTCGAAGGAGAAGGTCCTCGCCTACGCGGCGTCGCGCGGGAAGACGCCGATCGTCGTGGAGCTCGCGAAGGAGGGGGTCCCGATCCCCGAGGCGGCCCGCTGCGCGCGGATGCAGGAGTGCTCCGTCTGCGGGACCGTGAAGCGGTACTTCTTCAACCGCGTCGCCGCCGAAGGAAAGTTCACCGTGGTGGCGACGGGGCACAATCTCGATGACGAGACGGCCCGGCTGCTGGGGAACCTGCTCCATTGGCAGCGCGACCACCTTGCGCGGCAGCATCCGTTGCTGCCCGGGGCGGACGGGGGGCTCGTGCGCAAGGTGAAGCCGCTGTGGCGCGTGAGCGAAGTCGAAACCGCGGCGTACGGGTTCCTGAAGGGGATCGACTACGTGACCGAGGAGTGCCCGATGAGCGAGGACGCGACGTCCCTCGTGTACAAGGAGGCGCTGTCGCGCATCGAGGACCGGATGCCGGGGACGCGGATCGTCTTCTACCAGGGGTTCCTCGACCCGTCGAACCCCCTGCGGAAAAGGCCGGAGACCGCGACGCCGGCCGATGGGGCCCCGACGCCGGAAGACGCGCCGGGCGCTGACGCCGTACACGGGACGGAAGTCGCCGCGGAAGGGGGAGAGGGAACCGCGCGGGCTTGCGTGGAGTGCGGGGCCGCGACGTTCACGGAGACGTGTTCCTTCTGCCGGTTGAAGGAGCGCGTCCGGAAAGCGCGTTCGCTGCGCGCGGCGACCGTTTCCCGATGACGGTTGGCGAACGCGTTCGAAGGGGGCCGTTCCGGGAGGGGGAGGACATCCTGCTGATCTCCCCCAAGGGGGAGGAGCACCTCGTCACGCTCACGGCGGGGAAGGTGTTCGGCACGCACAAGGGGAACCTGCCGCACGACGACCTGATCGGCAAGGAGGACGGCGGCCGCGCGTGGACCGCGATGGGAAGCGAGTACCGCGCCTTCCGCCCCACCTACATGCAGTTCATCATGAACCAGAAGCGCCACGCGCAGATCATCTACCCGAAGGACACGGGGACGATCCTGATGTGGGCGGACGTCTTCCCCGGGGCCACGGTGATCGAGGCGGGGATCGGGTGGGGGGCCCTCACCATCAAGCTGCTGGAGGCGGTCGGCCCGACGGGAAAGGTGGTCTCGTACGAGATCCGGGAAGATTTCGCGGAGAGCGGCGCGGGCACCGTCCGGCGCTACCTCGGCGCGTGCGAGAACCACGAAGTGAAGCTGCGGGACATCTACCTCGGGATCGACGAGCGGGAGGTGGACCGGATCGTCCTCGACCTGCCCGAGCCGTGGCAGGCGGTCCCCCACGCGCGGGAGGCGCTCGCCCCGGGGGGAATCGTACTCTCCTATCTCCCCTCCACGATCCAGGTGAAGCAGCTGTGCGACCGGTATCTGGAGGAAGGCGGATTCGCGGAGCCGGAGACGTTCGAGGTGATCCTTCGCCCCTGGCACGTGAAAGGGAGCTCCGTCCGCCCCGTCCAGTGGATGTTCTCCCACTCCGCCTTCCTGGTGGTGACGCGGAAGATCACCGCAACACCGGCTCCGGAGGCGAGGTGACGCGCGGACGGCTGTATTTTGCGATGCTGGCAGTGTGGGTGGCGCTTACCTTCACGCTGACGTCGATCCCGAACCCGGAGTTCGGCCCCTTGTTCCCGTGGTCGGACAAGATCGCCCACTTCGCCTTCTACGGGGTCATGGGGTTCCTGTTCGTCTTGTGGCGCAGGGAGGTCGGCACGGGAGCGGCGGAGGCCGTATTTTGGGCGGCGATCTTCGCGGCGCTCCTCGGCGCCGTCGACGAGTTCCACCAGCAGTGGATCCCGGGCCGTTCGATGGAGTTCCTCGACTGGGTGGCGGACTTCACCGGCGGGACGACGGGGGGGTTCTGCTCGGCCGTGGCGGCTTCGATGCTCCCGTTCCTCCTCACGCGGAAGCCTCTGTCCTTTTCCCGCGCCTTCAAGGATTGAACCATCATTCATTCTTGCGGTTGGCATGCGTTTCCGATATGTTATGGCGTTCGAAGCGTTGAATCCCCCGGGAGGTGCGACGTGAAGATCCTGGTCGCCATCAAGCCGGTCCCCAACCCCGACGAGAAGGTCAAGATCAAGGGGGACGGGAGCGGGATCGTCCTGGACAACATCAAGATGGTGGTGAACCCGTTCTGCGAGATCGCGGTGGAGGAAGCGCT
Proteins encoded in this window:
- a CDS encoding Ig-like domain-containing protein, with the protein product MTDYGFVYGTKKVVNWAGVLVFAIGLLVASGGQAHAKSSYLSSFNSTYGTSGTALDSCTLCHPGGNTGQFTSYATAYRSNNHAFAPIESLDSDGDGSTNIVEINARTFPGDPASKPAVTPPPPPPPPPTDTTRPTVNTTSPVANATAVAVAADVTATFSEAVKSVSTATFTVMAGNSPVAGAVTLSANGLTATFNPSVSLANDTLYTATITTGVTDMANNALAANMVWTFTTGAAADTTPPTVTSTNPGANQTGVAVNADVTATFSEAVKSVSTATFTVMAGNSPVSGTVTLSGTTATFDPSAPLASATTYTATITAGVTDLANNALAASKVWTFTTGAAADTTPPTVTSTNPAASQPDVPANATVNATFSEAMAGASITTATFTVADGAGNPVAGTVTMAGTTATFAPSALLANGTAYTATVTTGARDLAGNGLAQPRTWSFTTVAAALDTDGDGVPDNMDAFPSDNRRATVSDPMGGQGMATIDTAANAGTRLQLVDSMADTDASLNQTGKPAGYTFPNGVVSYVVAGLVPGGTANVVITYPSAIPANSRVYKVDSAGFHEFPGAVINGNTVTLTLRDGGEGDADGVANGAIDDPVGLAAPGEAVPVASAPDVSGGGCAVAGTGGDPVDAAGAYGFLALIALGLLVRKAAPGKR
- a CDS encoding AEC family transporter, whose product is MGVVLRRYRFLDEGFIDAANSLVYYILLPALLFHEIGGTDFRQAFSGPLVAGGYAATLATFLLAFLASRALGLGPSETGAFVQGTFRANLAYVGLPIVFNAVGPAGLRKAGILLGLIVPLLNGLSIVALMVPHGAGKEEGIATTASRIARQIATNPIILACLAGIAWSVLKLPFPGMIDRTFRILTPATLPLALLCLGGSFSFERARKGFAVAALAAFLKGVVLTGIGIALYRWMGLSGDDMRIGAIMLGCPTAVVTYVMAARLRGDTDLAGTIIIVSTAASAVTITGWLFLLRAMGW
- a CDS encoding photosystem P840 reaction-center cytochrome c-551, with amino-acid sequence MRVRPLVLVVLSVMLLAFAIGCGKQEPPKPAAPAAVAPAAPALDGKTLFDNKCGVCHGIDRAIVRAETKEKWASIVKDMQGKKADWISDAEAAKIVDYLAAEHGKK
- a CDS encoding thiamine biosynthesis protein ThiS — encoded protein: MITVRLPQKKKELEFPGPRRVMDLLADAGVRPTTVIVTQGRKLLTKDHRVEDGTTIDVISVVSGG
- a CDS encoding tRNA 2-thiocytidine biosynthesis TtcA family protein, which codes for MKCKRCRRAEAAVELPSHHAAFCPDCFFVFFRRQVTEGIRKLRLLAPEDRVLVCVSGGKDSLVLWDALIDAGYETEGLYIDLGIDGYSERSKEKVLAYAASRGKTPIVVELAKEGVPIPEAARCARMQECSVCGTVKRYFFNRVAAEGKFTVVATGHNLDDETARLLGNLLHWQRDHLARQHPLLPGADGGLVRKVKPLWRVSEVETAAYGFLKGIDYVTEECPMSEDATSLVYKEALSRIEDRMPGTRIVFYQGFLDPSNPLRKRPETATPADGAPTPEDAPGADAVHGTEVAAEGGEGTARACVECGAATFTETCSFCRLKERVRKARSLRAATVSR
- a CDS encoding tRNA (adenine-N1)-methyltransferase, translating into MTVGERVRRGPFREGEDILLISPKGEEHLVTLTAGKVFGTHKGNLPHDDLIGKEDGGRAWTAMGSEYRAFRPTYMQFIMNQKRHAQIIYPKDTGTILMWADVFPGATVIEAGIGWGALTIKLLEAVGPTGKVVSYEIREDFAESGAGTVRRYLGACENHEVKLRDIYLGIDEREVDRIVLDLPEPWQAVPHAREALAPGGIVLSYLPSTIQVKQLCDRYLEEGGFAEPETFEVILRPWHVKGSSVRPVQWMFSHSAFLVVTRKITATPAPEAR
- a CDS encoding VanZ family protein; protein product: MTRGRLYFAMLAVWVALTFTLTSIPNPEFGPLFPWSDKIAHFAFYGVMGFLFVLWRREVGTGAAEAVFWAAIFAALLGAVDEFHQQWIPGRSMEFLDWVADFTGGTTGGFCSAVAASMLPFLLTRKPLSFSRAFKD